The nucleotide window AACTTACCCCGTACATTTGAGTTATTTCAAAGATTTTATAAGTGACAACTTGTCTTTTTTATCCTAGTTAATTCTTTTTGTGATAACTGATTCCGTACATTAGAGTTATTTCTAAGATTTTATAAGTGACCACTCGTTTAGCATATTTGCTCCTAAAAAAACTTGTCTGCCGTatgaaatttaactttattaGTGAAAACATATCACTTTTTCATACATTTTAGTTAAAGAGAGCTTAAAAGCGTTGTATAATAAGAGTTTATCAGAGTTAATTTcatttgtgaaaacttatcccgtacatttgagttatttctaagattttataagtgacaacttttcttttttatttgagttAATTTCATTTGCGACAACTAATCCCGTACATTAAAGTTATTTCTAAGATTTTATAAGTGACAATTCGTTTAGCGCATTAATTGCTAAAAAAACTTGTATGTCGTatgaaatttaactttattaGTGACAACTTATCgcttttttcatgcattttagtCAAAGAGAGATTAATTTCGTTGTATGATAGAAATTATGGTGCAAATAATAGGAATATCGTTATAGTTATatcatgttgattttttttttatatatcattgAAAGAATATATTCTAGGTTGAATCTTATTTAGTATGtcgataaaaaatattattttataaaatataaaagtgaactttattacgtttttttttttttttttttttccggtaCAAATGAACTTTATTAAGTTAAAAGGGTATCTAAAATGGATAGGTCTAGAATAACATCATGGATTTCTTTAATCTAAATCCAATTGTTATCTTAGAGTTAGTAGAGTCAAGGGATGGACgttcacttttttttctttcttaattaaaattaaacctTCACTTTGAAAAACATAAAGTGCAATGCTTGTAAATCAAGTATGCAGTATTTCATTATAAGTATTGATAGTAATAGtaattatgagtaaaaaaaatagccaataatagtaatttttgtttagaaataaaataagtaaaaagaaaaagtgatcAGAGCTGGGAGTAATAGTAATGGGATTGAccttcacttttttttcttcccttaattaaatcaaactaaactatttgaaaaagaatttttttgacCACATTAAATTAAAACGTAATGTGAAATGCTTGTAAATCAGGTATATGTAGTATttcattataattattattattgctagtaataataattatgagtcatttttttttactagtaatagtaattttgttttagaaataaaataattacaaagaaaaagtaatcGGAGCTGGGATTATATAAATACTAGCATCAACATAAGTCATTGAtaagttcaattttcaaaataaaatgaagatgaaTCATCTCATTATTTGTATCTTTTTTGCTAtagcaatttttttatgtaaggCTTCAATTGCAAAGCCTTTTCTACAATCTCCAACACAATTCCTCCCATCAACCTTAGAGGAACCAATTGCAAAACCCTTAGAGGAACCTGATGTAAGAAAAGGTAGGAAAAAGCCTCCACGACATCCTCAATCACCACCCGGTCCACCCCCACCCCCACCACATCTCACCTTCGACCATTTCAAGCTGGCGGAAACTTGGCCACCCACGTTCTGTAAAGATCCTGCGAATAATTGTTTTCATGACTGGCCAACCATTAACAGGTTTATAATTCACGGGTTATGGCCTGCGAAGAAGGGTAGCGATGAATTAAAAGATTGCGACAAGCATTATCACGCGCCATCTACTGAACATGTAagctatatttaattttatgacaTGTAAGTAAGCATCAATGGAATAACTtaacattctttttttattttatttattttaccagCTCAATGGAATACATACCAAACTTACTGATTATTGGCCATCGTTACATAAAGCTCAGTTTCAAGTTCAAGCAAACATAAATTTTTGGTTATACGAGTGGAAAGAGCATGGAACATGTTCCGTTCAGCTTTTAAATTTTCACGACTACTTTAACGTGGCCATTAAACTTTATCAAAAACATAAGATATTGGATATCCTTAAAAATGCGGGAATTAAACCTGGTGGAACGTATTCTCCAGATGAAATTTCTGATGCGATAAGCAAGCACGTTCAGTTCACGCCACAGATTCAATGTAAGAAGATTGGAGAAATTTCTTATTTATCAGAAGTAAGACTTTGCTTCACTGCAAGCAAAGATCCACAGTACATTAATTGTGATCACCATGGTTCTCTTTTCGGTCATGAATGCGATGCTGAGGTGCATTTctgaaaatttcataataatataataaataaaagacgGAGCAATATAGTGCTTCGGTTCCTTTCTAGTCATGATTGATATTGTACCCTTCCTCTTTTTCCATAAATAAGcaaacaaatcaaacatatatataatatgtatcTGAAACGAGTTTTGGATTCTTTTCACATagaatcttatttataaaacaGAATAAGTTTAGATTTTACTGAAATCATGGTTTTGTAATCAAATTCTGATATGCACCAGtcgaaaatacacaattttgatAAACATATATGTTGCGAATTCgttgaaacaaattaaaatattttatgtgtgaaacaaattaatcaaacaaCTAAAACAACGTGGGTAACAGTTGTAAACACAAGAAAAAGTAGGAAACTgcgagagaaaaagaaagagagaacacaTGAAATTTGTTTATCCAGTTCAGTCCAATACTGACCATAAGACTGAAGTGTGCTAATTAAAGTCTAAAAAACACTAAGCGTAACGGAATAAATAAAGTGTGAGGGATTTCATAAGGATGTTGGATCCAAAATGAAAGTTCCATTTTCCTTGGAATTAATCTACactaattattttgattttaattttttgtcctTGGTTTTTCTTGATTTAGGTCTTGACATAAAgcgtaataaataaatatgcatgCAATGCAAgattttcatttatatatttacattGTCCCTAAGTACATACATTCTAagacatataaaataaaatgcatgaaatgatataaatatGTATGCAATGCAATActctcatttatatatttacattttgtccctaaaataaattctagagcataata belongs to Medicago truncatula cultivar Jemalong A17 chromosome 6, MtrunA17r5.0-ANR, whole genome shotgun sequence and includes:
- the LOC25496629 gene encoding ribonuclease 1; amino-acid sequence: MLVNQASIAKPFLQSPTQFLPSTLEEPIAKPLEEPDVRKGRKKPPRHPQSPPGPPPPPPHLTFDHFKLAETWPPTFCKDPANNCFHDWPTINRFIIHGLWPAKKGSDELKDCDKHYHAPSTEHLNGIHTKLTDYWPSLHKAQFQVQANINFWLYEWKEHGTCSVQLLNFHDYFNVAIKLYQKHKILDILKNAGIKPGGTYSPDEISDAISKHVQFTPQIQCKKIGEISYLSEVRLCFTASKDPQYINCDHHGSLFGHECDAEVHF